The nucleotide sequence AAGGTGACGCCGTAAAGGCTGACCCACTGCCCGTGGGGGTCTTTGTGGTCCGGGTACACCTTGTCCCAGTTCTTCGGTTTGTACGCCTCTAGCAAACCGTGTTGAGCGTAGTAATCCAGATTATACTGCGTCTGGAGTTGGATGACATCGGGCACGTCCGACTCGCCGCCAGCCTCCCGCGCATTGTCGTACCGCGGTGCGTGATAGATGCTGAGCTCTACACTGTGGGTTACGTCGAGTCCTGGAAACCTCGCCTTGAACCTGTCCAGGTAGTAGTCGATCTGATCAGGCTTGTCGCCGCCAGCGCGGAGGACGAACTCGGCGCCCTCCTCCAAAGCGAGTTCGTACAGGTCTTCTAGGGACCGGGTTTCGATGCTGGGCGTTCTGCGATTACTCATGCTCTGAGGCTCCACCTTTGGCTGGGTGAGCGAAGGCGTGAGCCTCAGCGATGAGCGTTTTGACGGCCTCGAGCTCGTCTCGATCTCTCGGCCCATAGACCATGACCACATTCTCAGGCACGATCCCGCGAGCCGCGAGCGGGTGCTGTTCGGCCCATCCCTTTTCGATGGCTAGCTGCATGACATCTAGGGGCAAGTTCAAGTGCAGGCTACCGTCCCTTGGAGGGTGCAGGTGGCAGAACTCGCGATCGATCATGAAGGCGTTGGGCGGTCCCGCCTCGCAAGCTTCCTGCAGCCACATCGCGCGAGCACCAGGAACCGAGATTTTGGACGCGACCTCTCGCACACACGAGAGGCTGAACATGAACTCCGCTGTTTCCCGCTGTAGCGCCTCCGGAGCGTTCTGCTCTAGTTGTGTATGGGGATTCGTTGGGGTAGTTCGGGGGCGGGAGCCGCGACGTTCTGGCAGCTCATCGGGTGTCAGGCGCATTGGTGTTTCTCCTGCTGTCGCTAGTTGAGGCCCACCAGAGTGAAGGGCTTGTGCAGACCTGAGTTCATTTGAGCCTCCTAGTTACTCATTGTCAAGTAGGTACGATGTGATAACCTACTTACAATATGAGTAAGAAAGCCATCCGCCACGAGGGTCTGTGTCCCATCGAGCGCGTCTTGAGCGTCTTCGCCGGCAAATGGAAACCCGCCATCCTCTTCGCCTTGGAGGCTGAAGGGACGCTGCGTTTCAACGAGCTGAGGCGTCAGATACCGGGCGTCAGTCAGCGGATGCTCACGCAGCAGCTGCGCGAGCTCGAGAGAGACGGTCTTGTGTCACGCGAGCAGTTCCTGGAGATTCCTCCTCGCGTGGAGTACAAGCTGACATCGCTCGGCCAGAGCCTGAGCCCGGTGGAAGCGGCGATCGACGCCTGGGGTCAAGCGCATATGCCGCGGATTGAAAAGGCGCGGCAGCAATACGACGACCTACAGCAGGAGCGTTCAGCCGGGGGCAAGGCCCGGTAATAAGAAAGTTCTCACCTCGGGCCAAGTCGACGGCAGATCGAATAGAGATCGACTCGGGGTGCTGTTTCCGCTC is from Acidobacteriota bacterium and encodes:
- a CDS encoding helix-turn-helix domain-containing protein, whose protein sequence is MSKKAIRHEGLCPIERVLSVFAGKWKPAILFALEAEGTLRFNELRRQIPGVSQRMLTQQLRELERDGLVSREQFLEIPPRVEYKLTSLGQSLSPVEAAIDAWGQAHMPRIEKARQQYDDLQQERSAGGKAR